In a genomic window of Halorussus salilacus:
- a CDS encoding CHAT domain-containing protein has protein sequence MSTHPTFGSLPDANGLDVVDPIETRHFSLFTSAPVDPVPADPESFAFPVANACRIRTDGFELPYMVPMEVRTPDGDHLAAVDLPTTEAFPVGDYLLELHSPIKIYVRVTGAVAIDATEDSVDVEFDRERSVAVGARSYHSEPAATVTVPDDPEALMEAVSTFSSALKTTSPERAWPTLRGHPPRIERGDELSIPEGLDPPETGITIAVPPEYEYVLTVAPLAYYLGARVAAGETPRLTAESGVARFLGEDPEAVADAVESLLKRTLVLDCATRTEGLYPDDLHERSVLESEADLDFAALYDASPGERLREYLAVPDEAVAAVESPWHRVTHVQPGPEAAELLPYVVNDLSLVRPKTTGGGSWTPTDKQVETDEALSGFFRGPDATVPSGPPAGSPAPAGAGDPGSASGGDPDDFLRSVGTRRSVTRRGSDDGDESDDSDDLTDSESARGVPGEGGYMPLPETDALEQAWVGDRTPIQGTKLLKAAFEHDRATSEDGTVAITVVCNDEEMREELDSAAEIYGSRDDLRTDVTCEFGVSTDRLRDLLAADSDMFHFIGHIDGLGFKCSDGILDAEELDETGAKTVLLNGCRSHDQGVALVEAGARAAVVSLADLWNSGAVEVGETFARLLYHGFGVGAAVELVREYTSLGNQYVVLGDPGTTFTQCENNAPVLYHMVDYSNTREIKIEPCGYITRSFGIGSTVHPHISEPKWFILGGLSGKTTVCTEEIRETFQGDWPPIIVDQNLVWSKHWLSNI, from the coding sequence ATGTCCACGCACCCGACCTTCGGCTCGTTGCCGGACGCGAACGGTCTCGACGTCGTCGACCCCATCGAGACGCGTCACTTCTCGCTGTTCACGAGCGCGCCGGTCGACCCGGTCCCGGCCGACCCCGAGTCGTTCGCCTTCCCGGTCGCCAACGCCTGCCGGATTCGGACCGACGGCTTCGAACTCCCGTACATGGTTCCGATGGAGGTCCGAACGCCCGACGGCGACCACCTGGCGGCCGTCGACCTCCCGACGACCGAGGCGTTCCCGGTCGGCGACTACCTGCTCGAACTCCACTCGCCCATCAAGATATACGTCCGGGTCACCGGCGCGGTCGCCATCGACGCGACCGAGGACAGCGTCGACGTGGAGTTCGACCGCGAACGCTCGGTCGCGGTCGGCGCGCGGTCGTACCACAGCGAACCCGCCGCCACCGTGACGGTGCCCGACGACCCCGAGGCGCTCATGGAAGCGGTCTCGACGTTCTCCTCGGCGCTCAAGACCACCTCGCCCGAGCGCGCGTGGCCGACCCTGCGCGGCCATCCGCCCCGCATCGAGCGCGGGGACGAACTCTCGATTCCCGAGGGGCTGGACCCGCCGGAGACGGGCATCACCATCGCAGTGCCCCCGGAGTACGAGTACGTCCTCACGGTCGCGCCGCTGGCGTACTACCTCGGGGCGCGGGTCGCGGCGGGCGAGACCCCGCGGCTGACCGCCGAGTCGGGGGTCGCGCGCTTCCTCGGCGAGGACCCGGAGGCAGTCGCCGACGCGGTCGAGTCGCTGCTCAAGCGAACGCTCGTCCTCGACTGCGCGACCCGGACAGAGGGGCTGTATCCCGACGACCTCCACGAGCGGTCGGTCCTCGAATCGGAGGCCGACCTCGACTTCGCCGCGCTCTACGACGCCTCGCCCGGAGAGCGCCTCCGGGAGTACCTCGCGGTGCCAGACGAGGCGGTCGCCGCGGTCGAGTCGCCGTGGCACCGGGTCACGCACGTCCAACCCGGACCCGAGGCGGCCGAACTCCTGCCGTACGTCGTCAACGACCTCTCGCTCGTCCGGCCGAAGACGACCGGCGGCGGGTCGTGGACGCCGACCGACAAGCAGGTCGAAACCGACGAGGCGCTGTCGGGGTTCTTCCGCGGTCCCGACGCGACGGTCCCGTCCGGCCCGCCAGCGGGGTCGCCAGCGCCCGCGGGCGCTGGCGACCCCGGGAGTGCGAGCGGGGGCGACCCCGACGACTTCCTGCGGTCGGTCGGCACCCGCCGGTCGGTGACCCGGAGAGGGAGCGACGACGGGGACGAATCCGACGACTCCGACGACCTCACCGACTCGGAGTCGGCCCGCGGGGTACCGGGCGAGGGCGGGTACATGCCCCTCCCGGAGACCGACGCCCTCGAACAGGCGTGGGTCGGCGACCGGACGCCGATTCAGGGCACCAAGCTCCTCAAGGCGGCGTTCGAACACGACCGGGCGACCTCCGAGGACGGCACGGTCGCCATCACGGTGGTCTGCAACGACGAGGAGATGCGCGAGGAACTCGACTCGGCCGCCGAAATCTACGGGAGCCGCGACGACCTCCGGACCGACGTGACCTGCGAGTTCGGCGTCTCCACCGACCGGCTCCGGGACCTGCTCGCGGCCGACTCCGACATGTTCCACTTCATCGGCCACATCGACGGCCTCGGCTTCAAGTGTTCGGACGGCATCCTCGACGCCGAGGAATTGGACGAGACGGGCGCGAAGACCGTCCTCCTGAACGGGTGTCGCTCGCACGATCAGGGCGTCGCGCTCGTGGAGGCGGGCGCGAGGGCGGCGGTGGTGAGTCTGGCCGACCTGTGGAACTCCGGTGCCGTGGAGGTGGGTGAGACGTTCGCGCGTCTACTGTATCACGGATTCGGCGTCGGTGCGGCGGTCGAACTCGTTCGGGAGTATACTTCGTTAGGGAATCAGTACGTGGTGTTGGGGGACCCCGGAACGACATTTACTCAGTGTGAGAATAATGCTCCTGTGTTATACCATATGGTAGATTATAGTAATACTAGAGAAATAAAGATTGAGCCATGCGGTTATATCACACGCTCTTTCGGCATTGGTTCAACTGTCCATCCACATATCTCTGAACCTAAATGGTTCATCCTTGGGGGACTATCTGGAAAGACAACGGTATGTACGGAGGAAATCCGCGAAACGTTTCAGGGCGATTGGCCACCTATTATTGTTGACCAGAACTTAGTCTGGAGCAAACACTGGCTTTCAAATATTTGA
- a CDS encoding DUF7503 family protein, with product MENKSKLADWLADNPKMMGVLWAMMLLLAESGSVIATSSSARAGP from the coding sequence ATGGAAAACAAATCCAAGCTCGCAGATTGGCTCGCGGACAACCCGAAGATGATGGGCGTTCTCTGGGCGATGATGTTACTGCTTGCAGAATCGGGGTCAGTGATAGCAACTAGTTCAAGCGCAAGAGCAGGACCATAA
- a CDS encoding DUF7504 family protein, producing MSTDQPHPSRADDGPPDDLSAFIGLLNELKTTGCNLLVVGDAPREVFTRASGRLLGDDDQLRYRLLAVTDATPRSIAERLPDPDAAPRSLTETTRILNHTGAPRSVTAATDPTTPPELAGIRETCVADPELRGLQSALAEAIDETENRADRLRPADLRVCLDSLGPLIDHYGPDVVRRCIDAVGGHVRDRDAMAHYVLANAYDSDPVQALAPGVDAIIELRTVDPDEYGHDAQQRWHVPRRDITTEWTPL from the coding sequence ATGTCGACGGACCAGCCACACCCCTCGCGAGCCGACGACGGACCGCCCGACGACCTCTCGGCGTTCATCGGCCTGCTGAACGAGCTCAAGACGACGGGCTGTAATCTGCTCGTGGTCGGGGACGCCCCGCGCGAGGTCTTCACCCGCGCGAGCGGTCGGCTCCTCGGCGACGACGACCAGTTGCGCTACCGGCTGCTCGCGGTCACCGACGCCACGCCGCGGAGCATCGCCGAGAGGCTCCCGGACCCGGACGCCGCGCCGCGCTCGCTGACCGAGACCACCCGCATCCTCAACCACACCGGCGCGCCGCGGTCGGTCACCGCGGCGACCGACCCCACCACGCCGCCGGAACTCGCCGGGATTCGAGAGACGTGCGTGGCCGACCCCGAGCTACGGGGCCTCCAGTCGGCGCTCGCGGAGGCCATCGACGAGACCGAGAACCGGGCCGACCGCCTCCGTCCGGCCGACCTCCGCGTCTGCCTCGACTCGCTCGGCCCGCTGATCGACCACTACGGACCCGACGTGGTCCGGCGCTGTATCGACGCGGTCGGCGGCCACGTCCGCGACCGCGACGCGATGGCCCACTACGTACTGGCGAACGCCTACGACAGCGACCCCGTGCAGGCGCTCGCACCCGGTGTGGACGCTATCATCGAACTCCGCACCGTCGACCCCGACGAGTACGGCCACGACGCCCAACAGCGCTGGCACGTCCCCCGCCGCGACATCACCACCGAGTGGACCCCGCTCTGA
- a CDS encoding serine hydrolase → MRPDRPEVETDADLAAHIDSYAGTLGGRLGVFLGFPRGPDDFEVVYRSNAEATFASASVIKLPILYALYETYDGRLDELTRRREITPENRVTGSGLFHLLDDPDPSLEDLARAMIAISDNAATNELIDEVGMERVEESARDLGMTDTRLRRKMMATLGDNDLPVTGEWPEGEPANATTPLDCARFFADVVHEATLSSAAYDRLVVPLEEQKYATAFPRYLPFETPVAHKTGSLPTAALDTGYVSLPDGDAEVGAADPGDPPLVFAVFADRLENGGDGSDALAEIGEGVYEWLKNRAE, encoded by the coding sequence ATGAGGCCCGACCGCCCCGAGGTCGAGACCGACGCCGACCTCGCGGCCCACATCGACTCGTACGCCGGGACGCTCGGCGGTCGCCTCGGGGTCTTCCTCGGGTTTCCGCGCGGGCCCGACGACTTCGAGGTCGTCTACCGCTCGAACGCCGAGGCGACCTTCGCCAGCGCGAGCGTCATCAAGCTCCCAATCCTCTACGCGCTCTACGAGACCTACGACGGGCGACTCGACGAACTGACTCGCCGCCGCGAAATCACGCCCGAGAACCGGGTCACCGGGAGCGGTCTGTTCCACCTGCTCGACGACCCCGACCCGTCGCTCGAAGACCTCGCGCGGGCGATGATAGCCATCAGCGACAACGCCGCCACGAACGAACTGATAGACGAGGTCGGGATGGAGCGAGTCGAGGAGTCGGCCCGGGACCTCGGCATGACCGACACCCGCCTGCGCCGGAAGATGATGGCCACGCTCGGCGACAACGACCTCCCGGTCACGGGCGAGTGGCCCGAGGGCGAACCCGCGAACGCGACCACGCCGCTCGACTGCGCCCGCTTTTTCGCCGACGTGGTCCACGAGGCGACCCTCTCGTCGGCGGCCTACGACCGACTCGTGGTTCCGCTCGAAGAACAGAAGTACGCGACCGCCTTCCCGCGCTACCTCCCGTTCGAGACCCCGGTCGCCCACAAGACCGGGAGCCTCCCGACCGCGGCGCTCGATACGGGGTACGTCTCGCTCCCCGACGGTGACGCCGAGGTCGGAGCGGCCGACCCCGGGGACCCGCCGCTGGTGTTCGCGGTCTTCGCCGACCGACTGGAGAACGGCGGCGACGGGAGCGACGCCCTCGCCGAAATCGGCGAGGGCGTCTACGAGTGGCTGAAGAATCGTGCGGAGTGA
- a CDS encoding universal stress protein: MYSRILVPTDGSEHVERVVAHALDIAERDGATVHGLYVVDKGGMPELDAEMRDEVVKSFERTGAGALDEFRELAEAGGADVVTATAEGKPSKEIVEYVEDNDVDLIVMGTHGRSGIRNVLMGSVAERVVRHSPVPVLLVNVEQGA, from the coding sequence ATGTACAGTCGAATTCTGGTCCCGACCGACGGGAGCGAACACGTCGAACGGGTCGTGGCTCACGCCCTCGATATCGCCGAACGGGACGGCGCGACCGTCCACGGCCTCTACGTCGTGGACAAGGGCGGGATGCCCGAACTCGACGCCGAGATGCGAGACGAGGTCGTCAAGAGCTTCGAGCGGACCGGTGCGGGCGCGCTCGACGAATTCCGGGAGTTGGCCGAGGCCGGAGGGGCCGACGTCGTGACCGCGACCGCCGAGGGAAAGCCCTCGAAGGAGATCGTCGAGTACGTCGAGGACAACGACGTCGACCTCATCGTGATGGGGACCCACGGCAGGAGCGGAATCCGCAACGTCCTCATGGGCAGCGTCGCCGAGCGCGTGGTCCGTCACTCGCCGGTCCCGGTCCTGCTCGTGAACGTCGAGCAGGGCGCGTGA